DNA from Sinorhizobium numidicum:
CGAAATCGACGAACAGCCATTGCCCCTGTCGCCGGACGACTATGCCCTGGCGCTGATCGCGAGGGTCGACGCGCTTGTGGCCGAGGGGCGTTTCACGGCTGCCAACAAGGTGATCGTGCGCTGCGACAGCGAGGAGTCAGTCATCGAAATGCACCAGGCACTGACCGCGGGGCTTGCCGGTCGGGCCGACGGGGTCCTCGCGATCCATCATAATTTCCGCGAGCGGCCCGATGGCGGCATTTTCGACGCGGTGCCGAGGGACCTGGCGGCGCGGGCCGAACGCTTTCTCGTCCACCAGTTCATGCTGATCGAAGGGATCGACGATCCCCGTTGCACGATGCTCGCGCTCTACGAACCGTTCACGAATACGCGCATGCTAGTCCAGCAGATTGGCAGGCTGATCCGCCATCCGGGGCCGATCGGCGACGCCGCGCCGGCCGCCTATGTCCTCGCGCCTATGGGTCGTGATATCGCCAACGAATGGAACAGCTTCCTCGCCTTTGACGCAGCCTCGAAGGCGAATGGCAACAAGCCGTTCGTCCGCAACGACGCGACGGTCCTGGAAAACCTGATCGCAGCCCTGCCGACCCTCGACTATGTTATGGGGCGCTTCCGCGAACGACCGGATCTCGACGATCCCGGTCTCCATGACGACCTGCGCTTCCCGAGCGCGGCGGTCGCCTTCACGATCGAGCCAGATCTCGATCTGGACGAGCTCCAAAAGGCGATCAAGGCCGAACTCATTCGCGAGGATCGCCACGAAGCGCTCACCGGTCGAACCGCCGACGGCAATTGCCGCTATCATATTACGCTTCGGCTGACTCCATCACCGTTCCTGTCGGGCAGCCTTTTTCAGGCGCCGAGCCTCGAGGCAACGATCTATACGAAAAAGAACAAGCGTCTCTTCTTCTTCGACAGCGCGGGGCTCTGGATCAACGAACTCGATGGCATCGGTCCGCGCGTCAACGCCAAGACCTTGCGCGCCCTTCTACCCGATGGATACGACAACAGCATTTCTTTCATGAGCGTAAAAAATACCGATCTTGGGCCGCTGGCGCTGCGATCGCGCAGTCTGTCGGCACGCTCGCTCGATCGGTCGGGCGTGTTCATGGGCGAGCATCTCAACGTCGTGACACGCGCGACCGGCTATATTCACCCCAAGGCGGCCGAGGATGGGATCCGCCGGGCGGTTGGTTTCTCGCGATCGCGCGTGCGCGACGGCAAGGGCAATGACCTGACCGCGCAGCAATATGCCGATTGGTGCGGCACGGTCGATGCCCAGCTCGACGCCGCCGCCCGGACAGCATCGATCTTCACCCGCTTCGCCGTTCCCGACACGGTTCCTGCGGACACGACGCCGCTCAACATTCTCGTCGACATGGTCGAGATGGCCGATCAGTTCGTCGCCAAGGGGCAGACCGCGGCGGTCAGGATCGAGGATCTGTGTGTCGCGGTCGAGGAGGACACCGACCCCAAGGTGCCGGCGCTGTTCCGCTTCCTCCTGCATGTCGATGGAGAGGAGCATCCGGTCTGGATCGACTGGAACGCCAAGAAGGCAAAATATTGGCTGGTGTCGCCTGGCCTTAGCCGGATCAAGACCAAGGACAATCCGAAGATCTCGCTAACCCGTCGCTTGAACCAGCTGCAGCCTTTCCGGATCATCACCCGCGATCTCGCCCACACCTATGTCGGCGGCGATTTTTACCGGCTCGACCTGGATCTCACCGACCCAAAGGGTGCCGCGAGTCTGGTGCTCGATCTGATCACCGCAATCCCCGGTCTCGGCGCGGTGACGTCGGAAAAGGGTGTGCTGGTCGACGGCCATGTCGATTATTGGGCTGACGGCTCGCTGTTTGAGTTTCTCGATAAGGCACTCAGGCCCGACCGTGGCCCGGCGCTGTTCGGGCGGAGTTTTCCTGATCTGGTGTGCGACGATCTTCAGGACGAGGTCGGCGACTTCCTCGGTCTAGATGAGACATCGGCTAGTCCGGCGGCGGTGGCCGTCGCAGGCAAATGGAAAAGCGGCAATCCCGGCGTGTCGGCGTCAGCCTTCTACGACGTCTGCGCGCAGGGACTCAAAAATCTCGCTTATATGAAAAGCGACGGGGTCGTTCTGCCGGGCACCCAGACGCGGTTCGATGGTCGTTGGCGGCTGTCAAAGCGCAATTCGCCCATTACCCAGACGGTCGATCGCAAACGGCATGGCCGCGGATCGAAGGCCTTCCGCGGCACCTTCCAGCGTCTGCGCGCCGCCCCGACGACCGACCGGGCGATCTGGCTGGTCTGTTCGGGCGGCATGCTGTCTCTCGCCAAGCTCAAGGCCGAGTTCGCTAAACCCCAGCCCGAGCCGCACGTTCTCCAATTCTATCACCTGGTACTCTCGACATATTCGGCGTGCCAGTCGGTCGGGGTTCAACTCCGGATCTTCTGCGCTGAATAGCGCCCGACCCATGCCCGGGAGCGTGGAAGGCCGGCGGAGGTCGCACTGGGATGATTACGAGTATAATTTGAGGGGCTGCGGGAATGAGTGGAGCTGGCGAGGCTGCAAAGAAGGATGGTCGCACGTTAACGACAGAGGATCTTGTCTATCTCGGTGGACATCAGGCTCCGATATTTCTCAATGCGATCCGGCTGCTCGATGACGCCCGAGTGCTCAGAAAGCAGAGAAGATATGCCTCCGCGACTGCTCTCGCGGTCTTAAGCATAGAGGAAGTCGGAAAGTTCGTCCTCACCCATCCGTATTTCCGATCGGAGATAACCGCTCGTAGACCGGGCGGGAGGAACGCGAAGTTCAGTCACAGGGAAAAGCAGTGGGCCGCGGCGCAGATGGTGCAGGGCTTCATGGGCATACATGAAATAGATGCCCTTATACATCTCGCCGGTTATAAACTGACACTCGTTGCCAAAGATACAGATCGGAAGCCCTCCCCATCGATGGCAGAAGTGATCTCCACCATTGAAGAGGCGGACTTGAATGACTTCTTGGTCGCCAACTCTGACTTTGGAGCGCACCTGAGATTTCCGGTCCATCTCCTTCAAGGCAGGTATGACGACGTGAAGAAGAAGTGCTTTTATGTGGATGCTGATGGGCAGGGCGCAATAATTTCGGATCCGGACGAAATCGACAGAGAGACGTGCGACAGCGCCATGCGTACGGCCAGCAAAGCTATTTCCGCAACGAAACTACGTTTGCGAAGATACAGGTTCACCCTTTGCAAACCTAGTGTTTCCGGCTCTTCGTGAACAGGCTCGCATCATTGTCGGCATAGATGATCGCTAGTTCCCAGCGGCTGGCCCCGCCTCGTAGTCGCTTCATTTTGCGGCCAACTGAACGAACGGCCGGTTTCGGTTAGTGAAAAAAGCGACCTGAACGGCAAAAATGGGGTCGATAGCGGGCGTCGGCGCACCAGGGCGGCCTGTCCGCTTTCGTTTTTCCGAGCTTCAGAAGTAGCCGACTGTTCTCGGCCCCAAATCGGTCATTCGTCCAAGCCGAGCCAATGACCGCAATGTCCGCAATTCACCCGCTCCGACTGCCAGGTTTGAGTGGCTGCTCACCTCATCCCTCTGAAGTAAGTCAACTC
Protein-coding regions in this window:
- a CDS encoding AbiV family abortive infection protein, whose product is MSGAGEAAKKDGRTLTTEDLVYLGGHQAPIFLNAIRLLDDARVLRKQRRYASATALAVLSIEEVGKFVLTHPYFRSEITARRPGGRNAKFSHREKQWAAAQMVQGFMGIHEIDALIHLAGYKLTLVAKDTDRKPSPSMAEVISTIEEADLNDFLVANSDFGAHLRFPVHLLQGRYDDVKKKCFYVDADGQGAIISDPDEIDRETCDSAMRTASKAISATKLRLRRYRFTLCKPSVSGSS
- a CDS encoding DEAD/DEAH box helicase, with amino-acid sequence MLGGELSRTALALWPHQHAALDTVEAYFASASARACLVNMPTGTGKTGVMATIARQRAQVRPVLVVCPSAALVEQLIAQFEDRFWDKIGASLVWKPDRVWNVLPSDIESLAQRLDGHGGERIIVVGTVQAIQQIDAEGKIDQLHGRIGTILFDEGHREPAPSWARVVRGFAVPTVLFSATPFRGDLKIFDVDDDHIHFLGFADAVDQGLIRGVEIDEQPLPLSPDDYALALIARVDALVAEGRFTAANKVIVRCDSEESVIEMHQALTAGLAGRADGVLAIHHNFRERPDGGIFDAVPRDLAARAERFLVHQFMLIEGIDDPRCTMLALYEPFTNTRMLVQQIGRLIRHPGPIGDAAPAAYVLAPMGRDIANEWNSFLAFDAASKANGNKPFVRNDATVLENLIAALPTLDYVMGRFRERPDLDDPGLHDDLRFPSAAVAFTIEPDLDLDELQKAIKAELIREDRHEALTGRTADGNCRYHITLRLTPSPFLSGSLFQAPSLEATIYTKKNKRLFFFDSAGLWINELDGIGPRVNAKTLRALLPDGYDNSISFMSVKNTDLGPLALRSRSLSARSLDRSGVFMGEHLNVVTRATGYIHPKAAEDGIRRAVGFSRSRVRDGKGNDLTAQQYADWCGTVDAQLDAAARTASIFTRFAVPDTVPADTTPLNILVDMVEMADQFVAKGQTAAVRIEDLCVAVEEDTDPKVPALFRFLLHVDGEEHPVWIDWNAKKAKYWLVSPGLSRIKTKDNPKISLTRRLNQLQPFRIITRDLAHTYVGGDFYRLDLDLTDPKGAASLVLDLITAIPGLGAVTSEKGVLVDGHVDYWADGSLFEFLDKALRPDRGPALFGRSFPDLVCDDLQDEVGDFLGLDETSASPAAVAVAGKWKSGNPGVSASAFYDVCAQGLKNLAYMKSDGVVLPGTQTRFDGRWRLSKRNSPITQTVDRKRHGRGSKAFRGTFQRLRAAPTTDRAIWLVCSGGMLSLAKLKAEFAKPQPEPHVLQFYHLVLSTYSACQSVGVQLRIFCAE